A window of bacterium contains these coding sequences:
- the nrdR gene encoding transcriptional regulator NrdR, producing the protein MKCPYCGSGHDRVVDSRESNQGETIRRRRECLGCRRRFTSYERVEDLPVMVVKKDGRRELFDRQKLLSGLLKACEKRPVSPRALEEIVEEVAATAGERQEREIPTADIGAKVMERLRELDQVAYVRFASVYRQFSDVQEFLDELRNLIGPAGSRGREGVAR; encoded by the coding sequence ATGAAATGCCCGTATTGCGGTTCGGGACACGACCGGGTCGTCGATTCGCGCGAGTCGAACCAAGGGGAGACGATCCGCCGCCGGCGCGAGTGCCTCGGTTGCCGGCGCCGTTTCACGTCGTACGAGCGGGTCGAGGACCTGCCGGTGATGGTCGTCAAGAAGGACGGCCGGCGCGAGCTCTTCGACCGCCAGAAGCTTCTTTCGGGGTTGCTCAAGGCCTGCGAGAAGCGGCCGGTCAGCCCGCGCGCCCTCGAGGAGATCGTCGAGGAGGTCGCGGCGACGGCCGGCGAACGGCAGGAGCGCGAGATCCCGACGGCGGACATCGGGGCCAAGGTGATGGAGCGGCTGCGCGAGCTCGACCAGGTGGCGTACGTCCGCTTCGCCTCGGTCTACCGCCAGTTCTCCGACGTGCAGGAGTTTCTCGACGAGTTGCGCAACCTGATCGGGCCCGCGGGAAGCCGCGGGCGGGAAGGGGTGGCCCGATGA
- a CDS encoding flippase-like domain-containing protein, which produces MKRAIGIAAGALLAAVCLWLFFRGVDGAALGRSLREANPLLIALLCLSSVGHMALRAWRWRTLLGEEGRGVPYGELFSAVCIGYMAGVLPGRVSEVLRPAALSRRTRAPFGAALATVGAERFLLDLPMIVLFGGVFLALPSGFGGLPAGVDDKLIAEVRAAGLVLALASVAGLAFVSWLARRREAADALIASWAAGHGSFVCKIAAFLRTLLPGLQGFGSARGLARLGAETAAIWLVICAGIHCGVASCGVSLPLFASLIIVPVTALGIAVPTPGGAGTYHMAMKLVLVGLFGASEAGAVGAGLVAHAAPLLVTLALGGFFALRGGLGARKAVGEAAP; this is translated from the coding sequence TTGAAACGCGCGATCGGCATCGCGGCGGGCGCCCTTCTGGCGGCGGTCTGCCTCTGGCTCTTTTTCCGCGGCGTGGACGGCGCCGCGTTGGGGCGTTCGCTGCGCGAGGCGAACCCGCTGCTGATCGCGCTCCTGTGCCTCTCCAGCGTCGGCCACATGGCGCTCCGCGCCTGGCGCTGGCGCACGCTGCTGGGCGAGGAGGGACGCGGCGTTCCCTACGGCGAGCTCTTCTCCGCCGTCTGCATCGGCTACATGGCCGGCGTGCTGCCGGGGCGGGTCAGCGAGGTCCTTCGCCCCGCCGCGCTTTCCCGGCGGACCCGCGCCCCGTTCGGGGCCGCGCTCGCCACGGTCGGCGCCGAGCGGTTCCTGCTCGACCTGCCGATGATCGTCCTCTTCGGCGGGGTCTTCCTCGCGCTGCCGTCGGGGTTCGGCGGGCTGCCGGCCGGCGTGGACGACAAGCTGATCGCCGAGGTCCGCGCCGCGGGGCTGGTCCTCGCGCTCGCCTCGGTGGCCGGCCTCGCCTTCGTCTCCTGGCTCGCGCGCCGGCGCGAGGCTGCCGACGCCCTGATCGCGTCGTGGGCCGCGGGGCACGGCTCGTTCGTCTGCAAGATCGCGGCGTTTCTCCGCACGCTGCTGCCCGGCCTGCAGGGGTTCGGCTCGGCGCGCGGCCTCGCGCGCCTCGGCGCGGAGACGGCGGCGATCTGGCTCGTGATCTGCGCCGGCATCCACTGCGGCGTCGCGTCGTGCGGCGTGTCGCTGCCGCTCTTCGCCAGCCTGATCATCGTCCCCGTGACGGCGCTCGGGATCGCGGTGCCGACGCCGGGCGGGGCCGGCACCTACCACATGGCGATGAAGCTGGTCTTGGTCGGCCTGTTCGGCGCCTCGGAGGCGGGGGCGGTCGGCGCGGGGCTCGTCGCCCACGCCGCGCCGCTGCTCGTCACCTTGGCGCTGGGCGGCTTCTTCGCGTTGCGCGGCGGGCTCGGGGCCCGCAAGGCCGTCGGGGAGGCGGCGCCATGA
- the lon gene encoding endopeptidase La — MSPETKKNEPVKIPERLPVLPLRDMVVYPYIIAPLSIARKSSIRAVDRALAGDRMVFLATQRRRDDDDPGFDDLYRVGAVAVIMRMLKLPDERIRVLVQGVCRAKLLDLDKSGSSLDGRIEALADRRPAEDDEAALERDAMVQTVKKALERGVNLGKNLPSEVQVIANNLEEPGRLADLVASNLELDAAQAQEVLAEIDPVARLRLVAQQLKRELDLLSMQHEIDSLARDEIDRSQREYYLRQQMKAIRNELGEGSELDEEVEDFRNKIRGRELPPLVKEEIDRELRRLERMHPDSAETATIRNHLEWLTELPWDVATEDNLDLDEALRTLDADHYGLAQVKERIIEYLAVRKLKAEHKGPILCFVGPPGVGKTSLGRSIARATGRKFVRVSLGGVRDEAEIRGHRRTYIGSMPGRIIQSIRQAGSRNPVMMLDEVDKLANDFRGDPQAALLEVLDPEQNNSFRDHYLGVPFDLSQVLFIATANLMDTIHPAFRDRMEVLRLSGYTEEEKLAIARRHIIPKQMEENALAGAAMAFSDGALRELVHRYTREAGLRNLERRVAAICRKAARRVAEGKPAPRRIGANDLEKYLGPPPPHSEERLEGGLVGVVTGLAWTAAGGDVLFIEAMKMSGDGKLNLTGQLGGVMKESAQAALSWARGRAAELGLAEADFTGHDFHVHVPEGAIPKDGPSAGITLAAALVSVLTERPVRREVAMTGEITLRGRILPIGGVKEKVLAARRAGAKLVILPKANERESRELSKQDLGGLELRFAEEMEQVLEIALLPRKSD; from the coding sequence ATGTCCCCCGAGACGAAGAAGAACGAGCCGGTGAAGATCCCCGAGCGGCTCCCCGTGCTGCCGCTGCGGGACATGGTCGTCTACCCGTACATCATCGCCCCGCTCTCGATCGCGCGGAAAAGCAGCATCAGGGCGGTGGACCGCGCCCTCGCCGGGGACCGGATGGTCTTCCTGGCGACGCAGCGGCGGCGCGACGACGACGACCCGGGGTTCGACGATCTCTACCGCGTCGGCGCCGTGGCCGTGATCATGCGGATGCTCAAGCTCCCCGACGAGCGGATCCGCGTCCTCGTGCAGGGGGTCTGCCGCGCGAAGCTGCTCGACCTCGACAAGTCGGGCTCGTCGCTCGACGGGCGGATCGAGGCGCTGGCCGACCGCCGCCCGGCGGAGGACGACGAGGCGGCGCTCGAGCGCGACGCGATGGTGCAGACCGTCAAGAAGGCGCTCGAGCGGGGCGTGAACCTCGGCAAGAACCTGCCGAGCGAGGTCCAGGTCATCGCCAACAACCTCGAGGAGCCGGGCCGGCTCGCCGACCTCGTCGCCTCGAACCTCGAGCTCGACGCCGCGCAGGCGCAGGAAGTGCTGGCCGAGATCGACCCGGTGGCGCGGCTGCGCCTCGTCGCGCAGCAGCTCAAGCGCGAGCTCGACCTGCTCTCGATGCAGCACGAGATCGACTCCCTCGCCCGCGACGAGATCGACCGCAGCCAGCGCGAGTACTACCTGCGGCAGCAGATGAAGGCGATCCGCAACGAGCTCGGCGAGGGTTCGGAGCTCGACGAGGAGGTCGAGGACTTCCGGAACAAGATCCGCGGCCGCGAGCTGCCGCCGCTGGTCAAGGAGGAGATCGACCGCGAGCTGCGGCGCCTCGAGCGGATGCATCCCGACTCCGCGGAGACGGCGACGATCCGCAACCACCTGGAGTGGCTGACCGAGCTGCCGTGGGACGTCGCCACCGAGGACAACCTCGACCTCGACGAGGCCCTGCGGACCCTCGACGCCGACCACTACGGCCTCGCCCAGGTCAAGGAGCGGATCATCGAGTACCTCGCCGTGCGGAAGCTCAAGGCGGAGCACAAGGGTCCGATCCTCTGCTTCGTCGGCCCGCCGGGCGTGGGCAAGACCTCCCTCGGCCGCTCGATCGCCCGCGCCACGGGACGCAAGTTCGTGCGGGTGAGCCTCGGCGGCGTGCGCGACGAGGCGGAGATCCGCGGGCATCGCCGCACCTACATCGGGTCGATGCCGGGCCGCATCATCCAGTCGATCCGCCAGGCCGGCTCGCGCAACCCGGTGATGATGCTCGACGAGGTGGACAAGCTGGCCAACGACTTCCGCGGCGACCCGCAGGCGGCGCTGCTCGAGGTGCTCGATCCGGAGCAGAACAACAGCTTCCGCGACCACTACCTCGGCGTGCCGTTCGACCTCTCGCAGGTCCTGTTCATCGCCACGGCGAACCTGATGGACACGATCCACCCGGCGTTCCGCGACCGGATGGAGGTGCTGCGCCTCTCCGGCTACACCGAGGAGGAGAAGCTGGCCATCGCCCGGCGGCACATCATCCCCAAGCAGATGGAGGAGAACGCGCTGGCCGGCGCGGCGATGGCCTTCAGCGACGGCGCGCTGCGCGAACTGGTCCACCGCTACACGCGGGAGGCGGGGCTGCGCAACCTCGAGCGGCGCGTGGCGGCGATCTGCCGCAAGGCCGCGCGCCGCGTCGCCGAAGGGAAGCCGGCGCCGCGGAGGATCGGCGCGAACGACCTCGAGAAGTACCTCGGGCCGCCGCCGCCCCATTCGGAGGAGCGGCTCGAGGGCGGGCTGGTCGGCGTCGTCACCGGGCTCGCTTGGACGGCCGCCGGCGGCGACGTCCTCTTCATCGAGGCGATGAAGATGAGCGGGGACGGCAAGCTCAACCTCACCGGCCAACTCGGCGGCGTGATGAAGGAGTCGGCCCAGGCCGCGCTCTCGTGGGCGCGCGGACGGGCCGCGGAGCTCGGCCTCGCGGAGGCGGACTTCACCGGCCACGACTTCCACGTCCACGTGCCGGAAGGCGCGATCCCGAAGGACGGCCCCTCGGCCGGCATCACCCTCGCCGCGGCGCTCGTCTCGGTCCTCACCGAACGGCCCGTGCGGCGGGAGGTCGCGATGACCGGGGAGATCACCCTCCGCGGCCGCATCCTGCCGATCGGCGGCGTCAAGGAGAAGGTGCTCGCCGCGCGGCGCGCGGGCGCGAAGCTGGTCATTCTGCCGAAGGCCAACGAGCGGGAGAGCCGCGAGCTTTCGAAGCAGGACTTGGGCGGCCTCGAGCTGCGCTTCGCGGAAGAGATGGAGCAGGTGCTGGAGATCGCGCTGCTGCCCCGCAAGTCCGACTGA
- a CDS encoding RNA polymerase sigma factor: MDREAELIARAAAGDRGAFDDLIAPRWPRLARLAARIVGSAAEGQDVAQQACLRAWRALGGIDGGGDGLDRWLARATANLAVDALRRRKARPEEPAGEEFAARAAAAAPDPEQAALAAELEAALQRVAGDLPPRQKALFVLTRVEGYSAADAAAMLGIAPSTARNTLFQLRATLARRLGEHFPGLGGKIRR, encoded by the coding sequence ATGGACCGCGAAGCGGAGCTGATCGCGCGCGCCGCGGCCGGCGACCGCGGGGCGTTCGACGATCTGATCGCCCCGCGCTGGCCCCGGCTGGCGCGGCTCGCCGCGCGGATCGTCGGCTCGGCGGCCGAAGGCCAGGACGTCGCCCAGCAGGCCTGCCTGCGCGCCTGGCGCGCGCTGGGCGGGATCGACGGGGGCGGCGACGGGCTCGACCGCTGGCTGGCGCGGGCGACGGCGAACTTGGCCGTGGACGCGCTGCGGCGGCGGAAGGCGCGCCCCGAGGAGCCGGCGGGGGAGGAGTTCGCGGCGCGGGCCGCGGCGGCCGCGCCCGACCCGGAGCAGGCCGCCTTGGCCGCGGAGTTGGAGGCGGCGCTGCAGCGGGTCGCGGGCGACCTGCCGCCGCGCCAGAAGGCGTTGTTCGTGCTGACGCGCGTCGAGGGGTACAGCGCCGCGGACGCGGCCGCGATGCTCGGCATCGCCCCCTCCACCGCGCGCAACACGCTGTTCCAACTGCGGGCGACGCTGGCCCGGCGGTTGGGGGAACATTTCCCGGGACTCGGCGGGAAGATCAGGCGCTGA
- a CDS encoding type II secretion system F family protein gives MPDYRCRLATAEGELLVRDLSAADELSLRRELERQDFLVLEIASRSGLGAALSGLRRPKRRRVPMGEFIVFNQEFAALVRAGLPIIEALELLGERRKNPVLRAAIGDVVSRVKGGEALSDAFEAQGIFPPLYSSTLASGERTGEVATVIARYIAYARTVQGVKRKVGAALVYPAILICLAVVIVGVLLTFVLPRFQEFFTGFGAELPPITRVVVGVSQALRGYAFLWIPALALAGAGFFLWRRTPAGRRRFEAIVYRTPLAGRISRMFVVSRFARTMSALVAGGIPLPTSLEITSRSIGTPIFSAAVARIGDKIREGAPLWSSVEETTLFPDLLVEMVKVGESSGNLAEMLDNVGDFVDQEIETDLQRLVSLVEPLLLVFMALVVGGLLLAIYYPLLQVYANAGSGM, from the coding sequence GTGCCCGACTACCGTTGCCGCCTCGCGACCGCCGAAGGGGAACTGCTCGTCCGCGATCTCTCCGCCGCGGACGAGCTCTCGCTGCGGCGGGAGCTGGAACGCCAGGACTTCCTCGTCCTCGAGATCGCCTCCCGCTCGGGGCTCGGCGCCGCGCTCTCCGGGCTGCGCCGGCCGAAGCGCCGCCGCGTGCCGATGGGCGAGTTCATCGTCTTCAACCAGGAGTTCGCCGCGCTGGTCCGCGCCGGGCTGCCGATCATCGAGGCGCTCGAGCTTCTCGGCGAGCGGCGCAAGAACCCCGTGCTGCGCGCGGCGATCGGCGACGTCGTCTCCCGCGTCAAGGGGGGCGAGGCGCTCTCCGACGCCTTCGAGGCGCAGGGAATCTTCCCGCCGCTCTACTCCAGCACGCTCGCCTCGGGCGAGCGGACCGGCGAGGTGGCGACGGTCATCGCGCGCTACATCGCCTACGCGCGGACGGTGCAGGGGGTCAAGCGGAAGGTCGGCGCGGCGCTGGTCTACCCGGCGATCCTGATCTGCCTCGCCGTGGTCATCGTCGGCGTGCTGCTGACGTTCGTGCTGCCGCGGTTCCAGGAGTTCTTCACCGGCTTCGGCGCCGAGCTGCCGCCGATCACGCGGGTCGTCGTCGGCGTCTCCCAGGCGCTGCGCGGCTACGCCTTCCTCTGGATCCCGGCGCTGGCCCTCGCCGGCGCGGGGTTCTTCCTCTGGCGGCGCACGCCGGCCGGGCGGCGCCGCTTCGAGGCGATCGTCTACCGCACGCCGCTCGCCGGGCGGATCTCGCGGATGTTCGTCGTCAGCCGCTTCGCGCGCACGATGAGCGCGCTCGTCGCCGGCGGGATCCCGCTGCCGACCAGCCTCGAGATCACCTCGCGGTCGATCGGCACGCCGATCTTCTCCGCGGCCGTCGCGCGGATCGGCGACAAGATCCGCGAGGGCGCGCCGCTCTGGAGCTCGGTCGAGGAGACGACGCTCTTCCCGGACCTGCTGGTGGAGATGGTCAAGGTCGGCGAGTCGTCGGGGAACCTCGCCGAGATGCTCGACAACGTCGGCGACTTCGTGGACCAGGAGATCGAGACCGACCTGCAGCGGCTGGTCTCGCTCGTCGAGCCGCTGCTGCTGGTCTTCATGGCCCTGGTGGTCGGCGGCCTGCTGCTGGCCATCTACTATCCGCTGCTGCAGGTCTACGCCAACGCCGGCTCGGGGATGTGA
- the thiL gene encoding thiamine-phosphate kinase, whose translation MEARRRRLAEDLLSGSEDSFVARLAALVGAAGAPRGVVGIGDDAAVLPGAPPTVLTIDLLVEGQHFRLDYLSPEQLAVRALEANLSDVAAMGARPTGVFLGLAWPAEAKARRAAGRFVHAFARAAAERGAPLLGGDTVKAAAGAATIAVAVTGTPWPGGPVFRGGGRPGDLLAVSGPLGASRAGLALLAGERPRPRDKALAARALAAYRTPRGRLDLAKALAKRARAMMDLSDGLGLDLPRLADASRCGFVVEAAAVPVDEAARAVARDEAEALGWALAGGEDYELLFAVAPADAAATRRALARVGGALHVVGRLLPPGGGRWLERDGRRTPWRRAGWDPFAAQGLGAGSSPRGGRPRPGGRLLSGNGLDAEAGRRVETKRPPSPKPRWTAKRS comes from the coding sequence ATGGAAGCCCGCCGCCGCCGTCTCGCCGAAGACCTCCTCTCCGGATCGGAGGACTCGTTCGTCGCGCGCCTCGCCGCGCTCGTCGGCGCCGCGGGGGCGCCGCGCGGCGTCGTCGGGATCGGCGACGACGCGGCCGTGCTTCCCGGCGCGCCCCCCACGGTCCTGACGATCGATCTCTTGGTCGAGGGGCAGCATTTCCGACTCGACTACCTCTCCCCGGAACAGCTCGCCGTCCGCGCTCTCGAGGCGAACCTCTCCGACGTCGCGGCGATGGGGGCGCGGCCGACCGGCGTCTTCCTCGGCCTCGCCTGGCCGGCCGAGGCGAAGGCCCGCCGCGCCGCGGGGCGCTTCGTGCACGCCTTCGCCCGCGCGGCGGCGGAGCGCGGCGCGCCGCTCCTCGGCGGCGACACCGTGAAGGCCGCGGCCGGCGCGGCGACGATCGCGGTCGCGGTGACCGGAACGCCGTGGCCCGGCGGGCCGGTCTTCCGCGGCGGCGGACGGCCGGGCGATCTCCTCGCCGTGAGCGGCCCGCTCGGCGCCTCGCGGGCGGGGCTCGCGCTCCTCGCCGGAGAACGGCCCCGGCCGCGCGACAAGGCGCTCGCGGCGCGCGCCCTCGCCGCCTACCGCACGCCGCGCGGCCGGCTCGACCTCGCCAAGGCGCTGGCCAAGCGGGCGCGGGCGATGATGGATCTCTCGGACGGCCTGGGACTCGACCTGCCGCGCCTCGCCGACGCCTCGCGCTGCGGCTTCGTGGTCGAGGCGGCCGCGGTCCCGGTGGACGAGGCGGCGCGCGCCGTGGCGCGGGACGAGGCCGAGGCGCTCGGCTGGGCGCTGGCCGGCGGAGAAGACTACGAACTCCTCTTCGCCGTCGCGCCGGCGGACGCCGCGGCGACGCGCCGCGCGCTGGCGCGCGTCGGCGGGGCGCTCCACGTCGTCGGGCGGCTCCTGCCGCCGGGCGGAGGGCGCTGGCTGGAGCGCGACGGCCGGCGGACGCCGTGGCGGCGCGCCGGGTGGGACCCGTTCGCCGCGCAGGGACTCGGCGCCGGATCCTCGCCGCGGGGCGGGCGTCCGCGGCCGGGGGGCCGACTTCTTTCCGGGAACGGACTAGACGCCGAGGCGGGGCGGCGCGTTGAAACCAAGAGACCGCCGTCGCCGAAGCCGCGATGGACCGCGAAGCGGAGCTGA
- a CDS encoding Hsp20/alpha crystallin family protein: MSKKTRGAQLEVARIQSEINRLFELLLRLRQGEDAPNGWAPAVDEFERNDSLVLEAALPGVDPATLSVAVEEGELRIVGERRPPAARLAEGAAVVVEECEYGPFARSVPLGASVNARGAKAVFDRGVLRVELPRVENRRGQSVPIAVERA; encoded by the coding sequence ATGAGCAAGAAGACCCGCGGCGCGCAGCTTGAGGTGGCGAGGATCCAGAGCGAGATCAACCGGCTCTTCGAACTGCTGCTGCGGCTGCGGCAGGGGGAGGACGCGCCGAACGGCTGGGCGCCGGCGGTGGACGAGTTCGAGCGCAACGACTCGCTCGTGCTCGAGGCCGCGCTGCCGGGCGTCGATCCGGCGACGCTGTCCGTGGCCGTCGAGGAGGGGGAACTGCGGATCGTCGGCGAGCGGCGTCCGCCGGCGGCGCGGCTGGCCGAGGGGGCGGCGGTCGTCGTCGAGGAGTGCGAGTACGGGCCGTTCGCGCGGAGCGTGCCGCTCGGCGCGTCGGTCAACGCCCGCGGCGCGAAGGCGGTCTTCGACCGCGGCGTGCTGCGGGTCGAGCTCCCGCGCGTCGAGAACCGCCGCGGGCAGTCGGTGCCGATCGCCGTCGAGCGCGCGTGA
- a CDS encoding protein kinase translates to MTLAAGTPLGPYVVVSPLGAGGMGEVYRARDARLERDVAVKLLPTSFVADPDRMRRFLQEARLVGGLNHPALLSVFDVGEQDGAPYIVTELLDGQSLRERLQTGPPPPLRKAVEWGLQAAQGLGAAHDKAIIHRDIKPENLFVTKDGRLKILDFGLAKLNPGLALSPASPDDQTIAPDATTPGVVLGSAGYMSPEQVRGLPADHRSDIFSLGAVLYELAYGRRAFQGASAVETMTAVLREEPAEPQGTARAVPPALARIIERCLEKAPADRFQSARDLAFALEALSGATAGSQISFVSGAARARRLRAVRRALPYAALGVGLFAAGLFFGGGRRVHEPPRLTQLTFRRSLVTTARFAPDGKNVVFDALVGARPSEVFTTQPGSPEPRSLGLAGAASLKAISPDGDLAIRVRLGQKDSALARMPLAGGAPRDLLPPVAEADWSPDGKSLAVVRWADGAYRLEYPVGRLLYSAVSGMSNVRVSPRGDRVAFFDHPLVGDNRGSVMVVDVPGGEVHAISPGWAALDGLAWNRDTGEIWFSGARAGGNNAIYRISPTGGKARLVYRAPGSVALHDVARGGRVLAAISDRGMRLVCRDVDGGNVRDVQVLDLPMLADLSADGKTALVSETGEGGGPHYATYLAPVDGDPPVRLGEGFGTALSPDGAWALSVPVDDPPRIVALPTGAGEPRVLRDPTIATYHFAMFHPDGKRIIFAAQRAGEGIRLFVQGFDEARARALTPEKLSVARGFYAVTPDGGSVVAATAAGVAAYPLAGGAAKTLPNVPDGAAPLRFSADGRSLFLARDTSRGRPTLLRYAWPAGPAAEIAAAPPAVDSLLRVMAVRIDAAGSRICTTEVTPTTKLYLLEGL, encoded by the coding sequence ATGACGCTCGCCGCCGGAACGCCGCTCGGTCCGTACGTGGTGGTGTCCCCGCTCGGCGCGGGAGGAATGGGCGAAGTCTATCGGGCGCGCGACGCGCGGCTCGAGCGGGACGTCGCCGTCAAGCTCCTCCCCACGTCGTTCGTCGCCGACCCCGACCGGATGCGCCGTTTCCTGCAGGAAGCGCGCCTCGTCGGCGGCCTGAACCACCCGGCGCTGCTCTCGGTCTTCGACGTCGGCGAGCAGGACGGCGCCCCGTACATCGTGACCGAACTGCTCGACGGGCAGTCGCTGCGCGAGCGGCTGCAGACCGGGCCGCCGCCGCCGCTGCGCAAGGCGGTCGAGTGGGGGCTGCAGGCGGCGCAGGGACTCGGCGCCGCGCACGACAAGGCGATCATCCACCGCGACATCAAGCCGGAGAACCTGTTCGTCACCAAGGACGGGCGGCTCAAGATCCTCGACTTCGGCCTGGCCAAGCTGAACCCGGGGCTGGCCCTCAGCCCCGCCTCCCCCGACGACCAGACGATCGCCCCCGACGCGACGACGCCGGGCGTGGTCCTCGGCTCCGCCGGCTACATGTCGCCGGAGCAGGTGCGCGGCCTCCCCGCCGACCACCGTTCCGACATCTTCTCCCTCGGCGCGGTCCTCTACGAGCTCGCCTACGGGCGCCGCGCCTTCCAGGGCGCCTCGGCGGTGGAGACGATGACCGCCGTGCTGCGCGAGGAACCGGCCGAGCCGCAGGGAACGGCCCGCGCCGTCCCCCCCGCGCTGGCGCGGATCATCGAGCGCTGCCTGGAGAAGGCGCCGGCCGACCGCTTCCAGTCGGCGCGCGACCTCGCCTTCGCGCTCGAGGCGCTCTCCGGCGCGACCGCCGGCTCGCAGATCTCGTTCGTGTCCGGCGCCGCCAGGGCGCGCCGCCTGCGGGCGGTCCGGCGCGCGCTCCCCTACGCCGCGCTCGGCGTCGGCCTCTTCGCCGCCGGCCTCTTCTTCGGCGGCGGGCGGCGCGTCCACGAGCCGCCCCGCCTGACGCAGCTCACCTTCCGCCGCAGCCTCGTGACGACCGCGCGCTTCGCGCCGGACGGCAAGAACGTCGTCTTCGACGCCCTCGTCGGCGCCCGCCCGTCCGAGGTCTTCACGACCCAGCCCGGAAGCCCCGAGCCGCGCTCCCTGGGCCTCGCCGGCGCCGCCTCGCTGAAGGCGATCTCCCCCGACGGGGACCTCGCGATCCGCGTGCGGCTCGGTCAGAAGGACTCCGCCTTGGCGCGGATGCCGCTGGCCGGCGGCGCGCCGCGCGATCTGCTGCCGCCCGTCGCGGAGGCCGACTGGTCGCCGGACGGGAAGTCGCTCGCCGTCGTCCGCTGGGCGGACGGCGCCTACCGGCTCGAGTACCCCGTGGGGCGCCTGCTCTACTCGGCGGTCTCGGGGATGTCGAACGTCCGCGTCTCGCCGCGCGGCGACCGCGTGGCCTTCTTCGACCATCCGCTGGTCGGCGACAACCGCGGCTCGGTGATGGTCGTGGACGTTCCGGGCGGCGAGGTCCACGCGATCTCCCCCGGCTGGGCGGCGCTCGACGGGCTGGCCTGGAACCGCGACACCGGCGAGATCTGGTTCAGCGGCGCGCGGGCCGGCGGCAACAACGCGATCTACCGCATCTCCCCCACGGGCGGGAAGGCCCGTCTGGTCTACCGCGCGCCGGGCTCCGTCGCGCTGCACGACGTCGCCCGCGGCGGGCGGGTGCTCGCCGCGATCAGCGACCGCGGCATGCGCCTCGTCTGCCGCGACGTGGACGGCGGGAACGTCCGCGACGTCCAGGTGCTCGACCTGCCGATGCTCGCCGACCTCTCCGCCGACGGGAAGACGGCGTTGGTCTCGGAGACCGGCGAAGGGGGCGGACCGCACTACGCGACCTACCTCGCGCCGGTGGACGGCGATCCGCCGGTCCGTCTCGGCGAGGGGTTCGGCACGGCCCTCTCCCCCGACGGCGCCTGGGCGTTGTCTGTTCCGGTGGACGATCCGCCGCGCATCGTCGCCCTCCCGACCGGCGCCGGCGAGCCGCGCGTCCTCCGCGACCCGACGATCGCGACCTACCACTTCGCGATGTTCCATCCGGACGGCAAGCGGATCATCTTCGCCGCGCAGCGCGCCGGCGAGGGGATCCGCCTCTTCGTGCAGGGGTTCGACGAAGCCAGGGCGCGGGCGCTCACGCCGGAGAAGCTGAGCGTCGCCCGCGGCTTCTACGCGGTCACCCCGGACGGCGGCTCGGTCGTCGCCGCGACCGCCGCCGGCGTCGCGGCCTATCCGCTCGCGGGCGGCGCGGCGAAGACGCTGCCGAACGTTCCCGACGGCGCGGCGCCGCTGCGCTTCTCCGCCGACGGCCGTTCCCTCTTCCTCGCCCGCGACACCAGCCGCGGACGTCCCACGCTGCTGCGCTACGCCTGGCCGGCCGGGCCGGCGGCGGAGATCGCCGCCGCGCCCCCCGCCGTCGACTCGCTGCTGCGGGTGATGGCCGTGCGGATCGACGCCGCGGGCTCCCGCATCTGCACGACCGAGGTCACGCCGACGACGAAGCTCTATCTGCTCGAAGGGCTCTGA